One part of the Candidatus Curtissbacteria bacterium genome encodes these proteins:
- a CDS encoding endonuclease Q family protein, whose translation MKFVADLHLHSRYSRAVSQQMNLQNMAQFARLKGISVLATGDFTHPFWFDHIKNQLEETAEGLYRLKQPENSPQQTVVSNEQSASEIFFLLSCEISSIYSQGGKGRRIHNLVMFPKLSDVEKFNNELIKRRVNLRSDGRPIVGLSAKDVAYIALEVSDKALVIPAHAWTPWFSLYGSFSGFDSVEECFGDMAKYIYGIESGLSSDPAMNWEVGDLDNRSILSFSDAHSLEKMGREVTVFEANNISYDAIYGAISGSSTSRIAFTIEFYPEEGKYHFTGHRDCNVSLSPAETREKGEKCSVCGRSLTVGVMHRVEELKTINQKQETRDKNGVKWIYPDGESRPPFISLVPLYEIIAEALEVGVGTQKVNDQYMSLVNVFGSEFNVLLKAELEKIVRFGGSKLSEAIGKVRSREIVVEPGFDGKFGIVKIWSGTTDVSGQKDEESQLNLLV comes from the coding sequence GTGAAGTTTGTTGCGGATCTTCATTTACACTCCAGATACTCCAGGGCGGTTTCTCAACAGATGAATTTACAAAATATGGCGCAGTTTGCCCGGCTAAAGGGCATTTCTGTTCTCGCAACTGGCGATTTTACGCATCCTTTTTGGTTTGACCATATTAAAAATCAGCTAGAGGAGACGGCCGAAGGTTTGTACAGATTAAAGCAGCCGGAAAATAGCCCGCAGCAGACAGTAGTCAGCAACGAACAGTCGGCTAGCGAGATCTTCTTCCTGCTTTCGTGCGAGATTTCTTCGATTTACAGTCAAGGCGGAAAAGGTAGACGAATACATAATCTTGTGATGTTTCCTAAGCTTTCTGATGTTGAAAAATTTAACAACGAACTTATAAAAAGGAGGGTCAATTTAAGGTCGGACGGAAGGCCAATTGTGGGTTTATCCGCAAAGGATGTAGCCTATATCGCGCTTGAAGTTTCGGATAAAGCGCTTGTTATTCCTGCTCACGCGTGGACACCATGGTTTTCGCTCTATGGTTCTTTTTCTGGTTTTGACAGTGTAGAAGAATGCTTCGGTGACATGGCCAAGTACATTTACGGAATTGAAAGCGGTCTTTCGAGTGATCCAGCTATGAATTGGGAAGTTGGAGATCTCGATAATCGCTCGATACTTTCTTTTTCGGATGCTCATTCACTAGAAAAAATGGGTAGAGAAGTGACGGTGTTTGAAGCGAATAACATTAGTTATGACGCAATTTATGGTGCCATTTCTGGCTCGTCCACTTCCCGTATTGCCTTTACGATTGAATTTTATCCTGAAGAGGGAAAATATCATTTTACAGGTCACAGAGATTGTAATGTCAGTTTGAGCCCTGCTGAAACTCGCGAAAAAGGAGAAAAATGTTCTGTTTGTGGTCGTAGTTTAACTGTTGGTGTAATGCATAGAGTAGAAGAACTTAAAACTATAAATCAGAAACAAGAAACTAGAGACAAGAATGGAGTAAAGTGGATATACCCCGACGGAGAATCAAGGCCGCCTTTTATTTCCTTGGTTCCTCTTTATGAAATTATTGCGGAAGCTTTGGAAGTTGGAGTTGGAACGCAAAAGGTTAACGACCAGTATATGTCGCTTGTAAACGTATTTGGGAGTGAATTCAACGTACTGCTTAAAGCAGAACTTGAGAAGATTGTCCGCTTTGGTGGTTCTAAATTAAGCGAGGCGATAGGCAAGGTAAGGAGTAGAGAAATCGTTGTTGAGCCCGGCTTCGATGGCAAATTTGGTATTGTTAAGATATGGAGCGGAACAACAGATGTTTCTGGGCAAAAAGACGAAGAATCGCAGTTAAATTTATTAGTGTAA